The following are encoded in a window of Brevibacillus sp. DP1.3A genomic DNA:
- a CDS encoding helix-turn-helix domain-containing protein, translating into MSMAEYKGKVKNIQDTPFGYTLSVIGGKWKMVIIYLLAENQPVRFNDLKRQIGAITYKTLSSQLKELEADGLVKRKEYPQVPPKVEYSLTDKAKTLLPVLEELCEWGAKNQNN; encoded by the coding sequence ATGAGTATGGCTGAATATAAAGGTAAAGTTAAAAATATTCAAGATACACCTTTTGGTTATACATTGTCAGTAATCGGTGGTAAATGGAAAATGGTTATTATTTATCTTCTAGCAGAAAACCAACCGGTTCGCTTCAATGATCTGAAAAGACAAATAGGAGCTATTACTTATAAAACATTAAGTTCACAACTAAAAGAATTGGAAGCGGATGGTTTGGTGAAACGGAAAGAGTATCCTCAAGTTCCTCCTAAAGTCGAGTACAGTCTCACGGATAAAGCGAAAACACTATTACCCGTTTTGGAAGAGTTATGTGAGTGGGGAGCAAAAAATCAAAATAATTAA
- a CDS encoding MerR family DNA-binding transcriptional regulator: MRPIDIARKLKLSTSALRNYEAHGLVPPVARSASGYRKYTEEHVAYFTCIQAMSPGFGMEVTAQVMRLIQDRQLQAALWLVNEVQANLHRDKQLAERNLTMLEDGGAGKYEEAGNSEWMTIGEVAAMTSLPSSTIRHWEKVGLITTSRDEKNGYRLFNRSQIRKIMLLRTLRPAVYSLSVVELKEAIANMNEEDVKEARNIALETLRYLDQMNLVQMRGVFYFYQLCKVVQLVEE; encoded by the coding sequence ATGCGTCCCATTGATATTGCACGTAAGCTAAAGCTGAGCACGAGCGCCTTGCGCAATTATGAAGCGCATGGGCTGGTTCCGCCTGTGGCGCGGTCTGCGAGCGGCTACCGGAAGTATACGGAGGAGCACGTCGCTTATTTTACATGTATTCAAGCCATGTCTCCTGGCTTTGGAATGGAAGTGACGGCTCAGGTCATGCGACTGATTCAGGATAGACAGTTGCAGGCTGCTCTGTGGCTTGTGAATGAGGTACAGGCTAATCTACATAGGGACAAGCAGTTAGCCGAACGAAACTTGACGATGCTTGAAGACGGTGGAGCAGGAAAGTATGAGGAAGCTGGAAACAGCGAATGGATGACGATTGGGGAGGTAGCAGCCATGACTTCACTGCCCAGCTCAACGATCCGCCACTGGGAAAAGGTAGGACTCATTACGACTTCCCGAGATGAGAAAAATGGCTACCGTCTCTTCAATCGCTCGCAAATCCGCAAAATCATGCTGCTTCGTACGCTGCGACCTGCTGTCTATTCTTTATCGGTTGTGGAGCTAAAGGAAGCCATCGCGAACATGAATGAAGAGGATGTGAAAGAGGCGCGAAACATCGCTTTGGAAACACTGCGTTATCTGGATCAGATGAATCTCGTACAAATGCGTGGGGTTTTCTATTTCTATCAATTATGTAAAGTGGTTCAGTTGGTCGAGGAATAG
- a CDS encoding MSMEG_1061 family FMN-dependent PPOX-type flavoprotein, protein MWNPLEVKDLITSAEELKSLVGEPHEAVVKKSIAQVESHVIHYVSMSPLFFLSTADASGRCDVSPRGDEPGFVKVLDDHHIIFPERMGNRRVDSLLNIIANPQVDMIFLIPGLEEVLRINGSARITKDAELLAAQEWKGKTNGMGVIVKVEECFLHCPRAFKQAGLWKADSWPEKEAMPSMLEMFRAHLKINGVTLNEKE, encoded by the coding sequence ATGTGGAATCCGTTGGAAGTAAAAGATCTCATCACCAGTGCAGAAGAACTAAAAAGTCTGGTAGGAGAACCGCACGAGGCGGTTGTGAAAAAAAGCATCGCGCAGGTTGAGTCGCATGTGATTCATTACGTGTCTATGTCGCCGTTGTTTTTCTTGTCTACAGCAGATGCTTCAGGTAGATGTGACGTTTCCCCGCGAGGCGACGAGCCGGGCTTCGTTAAAGTGCTGGATGATCACCATATTATTTTTCCAGAGCGAATGGGGAACAGACGGGTCGACTCTTTGCTGAATATCATCGCCAATCCGCAGGTGGATATGATTTTCCTGATTCCTGGTCTGGAAGAAGTGTTGAGAATTAACGGATCAGCCCGCATTACGAAAGATGCAGAGCTACTCGCTGCGCAAGAATGGAAGGGTAAAACAAACGGCATGGGCGTGATCGTGAAGGTAGAAGAGTGCTTCCTTCATTGCCCGCGCGCATTTAAACAAGCAGGCTTGTGGAAGGCGGATTCTTGGCCAGAAAAAGAGGCGATGCCTTCGATGCTGGAAATGTTTCGCGCTCATTTGAAAATAAATGGCGTTACGTTGAATGAAAAAGAATAA
- a CDS encoding arginase family protein — translation MTKKTIRLLMPQWQGGNNPNYSLGAELLAWLAPDNDQPLIHIPVRAYDGTPLENENGTYGRKQLLEQVEAAHHIIDAHKPDRIVMFGGDCLVEQAPFAYLNKRYGGELGLIWIDAHSDLVRIVGYDYGHTLPLGNLLGEGDEEFAKHVEIPLKPENIFMAGLEAPTEQDSEIIQRLGIKTAGTKALMKSTESVKEWIKESGIKHLAIHLDLDVLDPKAFRSLLFANPEAPYNLSAAGTMQIPQLLHLIKELSEETDVVGLGITEHMPWDSINLKKLLGEIPILNK, via the coding sequence GTGACTAAAAAAACAATACGCCTGTTAATGCCGCAATGGCAAGGGGGAAATAACCCTAACTACTCTCTTGGAGCCGAGTTGCTTGCGTGGCTAGCTCCGGACAATGATCAACCCCTTATTCATATACCAGTTCGAGCTTATGATGGAACTCCGCTTGAAAACGAGAACGGTACTTATGGGAGAAAACAACTACTTGAACAAGTAGAGGCTGCTCATCATATCATTGATGCTCATAAGCCAGATCGGATTGTGATGTTTGGCGGTGACTGCTTGGTAGAGCAAGCTCCATTTGCGTATTTAAACAAACGATACGGTGGTGAATTAGGTTTAATTTGGATCGATGCTCACAGTGATTTGGTTAGGATTGTTGGGTATGACTACGGACATACATTACCTCTTGGGAATCTTTTGGGAGAAGGAGATGAAGAGTTCGCAAAACATGTGGAAATCCCTCTGAAGCCTGAAAATATCTTTATGGCGGGATTAGAAGCTCCTACAGAGCAAGATTCAGAAATCATTCAAAGGCTAGGTATTAAAACAGCGGGAACGAAAGCGTTGATGAAAAGTACTGAATCTGTAAAAGAGTGGATAAAAGAAAGTGGTATTAAGCACCTAGCTATTCACCTTGATTTAGATGTCCTTGACCCAAAGGCATTCCGCTCTTTATTATTCGCCAACCCTGAAGCACCTTATAATCTTTCTGCTGCGGGAACAATGCAAATACCTCAACTACTTCATCTGATTAAAGAACTATCTGAAGAAACAGATGTAGTTGGATTAGGTATAACCGAGCATATGCCGTGGGATTCTATTAACTTGAAGAAACTGCTTGGAGAAATACCTATTTTAAATAAGTAA
- a CDS encoding helix-turn-helix domain-containing protein, translating to MSYPETLKREAIRLHLEEKWTYKRITEHLGILDKDRVRKWMRKYRQLGEFGLLDQRGRRETYIDQDRHVQKLKRENEILKKCLEIWVREV from the coding sequence ATGAGCTATCCAGAAACACTGAAAAGGGAAGCCATACGTTTACATCTTGAGGAAAAATGGACGTATAAACGAATTACAGAACATCTGGGAATTCTGGACAAAGATCGTGTGAGAAAGTGGATGAGAAAGTATAGACAGCTTGGAGAGTTTGGACTCCTAGATCAACGTGGACGTCGGGAGACGTATATTGACCAGGACCGTCATGTTCAAAAATTAAAGCGTGAAAATGAAATCCTAAAAAAGTGTTTGGAAATCTGGGTACGGGAGGTGTAA
- a CDS encoding metal ABC transporter ATP-binding protein: MDSAIAVRDLHVSYFGNEVVRNVSFDVELGSMVGIIGPNGAGKSTLIKALLDLIPRDKGNVWIFGKETNEFRKKIAYVPQRSMIDWTFPITVMDTVLIGTYPSVGLFKFPKKKEKAWALECLRKVGLEDFRDRQIGELSGGQQQRVFLARALAQKPELLLLDEPFVGIDVASEDTIIRILKELQFEDKTIVVVHHDLSKAYAYFDQLLLMNKELIKYGTVDEVLKREVMSRAYSYQLPFLEKSEVLA; this comes from the coding sequence ATGGATTCTGCTATCGCTGTAAGGGACCTGCATGTCTCTTACTTTGGGAATGAAGTTGTTCGGAATGTTTCGTTTGATGTTGAACTAGGGAGCATGGTTGGAATCATTGGTCCAAATGGGGCAGGGAAGTCAACCCTGATCAAAGCGCTCTTGGACCTCATTCCGAGAGATAAGGGGAATGTGTGGATTTTTGGGAAAGAGACAAATGAATTCCGGAAGAAAATTGCCTATGTACCACAGCGGAGCATGATTGATTGGACATTTCCGATCACCGTCATGGATACAGTGCTGATCGGGACATACCCAAGTGTCGGACTGTTCAAATTTCCGAAAAAAAAGGAAAAAGCGTGGGCGCTGGAATGTCTGAGAAAAGTAGGGCTAGAGGATTTCCGCGACAGGCAGATTGGGGAGCTCTCCGGTGGGCAGCAACAGCGTGTCTTCCTGGCAAGGGCACTTGCGCAAAAACCAGAGCTGCTGCTTCTGGACGAGCCGTTTGTGGGAATTGATGTGGCGAGCGAGGATACAATCATTCGCATCTTGAAAGAGCTGCAGTTTGAGGACAAAACGATTGTCGTCGTCCATCATGACTTGTCCAAAGCATATGCGTATTTTGATCAGCTTCTTCTAATGAACAAAGAATTGATCAAGTACGGGACGGTCGATGAAGTGCTGAAACGAGAAGTCATGTCGAGAGCATATTCCTATCAACTCCCATTTCTCGAAAAGTCCGAGGTGCTTGCATAA
- a CDS encoding adenine deaminase: MTQQHSSFARPPLADCIPDLVAFSRGEKKATLFIHNGTLVNVLSGEILPNMSVAVVGTRIAYVGPFVEGMTDESTKIIDAKGKYMAPGLLDGHCHIESSMLSVTQFANAVLPLGTTGGFFDAHEISNVLGLPGLRIMLDEARQTPMAAYMQVASCVPSTDASFETAGAEFGPAEVAEALSWGPDMIALGEVMNFPGVVYGDPKMIGEIQATLRAGKVVDGHYTWPSSDPRLAAYAAAGVTGCHECVTSEDVAQRVRLGMYAKMRRGSAWHDVAATIKAHTEQGIDSRRMMLVSDDRICDSLKEEGHMNFIVRHAISQGVKPVTAFQMATINTAERFGVARDVGSIAPGIIADMILLEGNLADVDVVMTIARGEVVAENGEMTLELPPFPYPAFAVNSVKIKAELTPSDFIIKTPVPSGTIKTRVAVVRENHVETDEVFVDVAVANGELQVTPESTLCKMAIFERHGKTGGSGIGIVGNVGFNQPAAIAMTVAHDCHNVLVIGNDDERMAQAANAVISMQGGIAVVTGDGEIVELPLRLAGLMSTEPYETVVQQSMEISHALVKAGCTMNYAFMTLSLLALVVIPTLHISDTGLIRISDAGFERVSLFVE; the protein is encoded by the coding sequence ATGACACAGCAGCATTCGTCCTTTGCAAGACCTCCACTCGCAGATTGCATTCCTGATCTCGTTGCCTTTTCCAGAGGGGAGAAAAAAGCGACTCTCTTCATCCATAACGGCACTCTCGTCAATGTTCTCTCCGGTGAAATCTTGCCGAATATGTCCGTGGCTGTCGTTGGCACTCGTATCGCCTATGTCGGTCCTTTTGTGGAAGGCATGACGGATGAATCCACCAAGATCATCGATGCCAAAGGAAAGTATATGGCACCAGGACTGTTGGACGGGCACTGTCATATCGAAAGCAGCATGCTGTCCGTGACGCAGTTCGCCAATGCGGTACTGCCGCTCGGAACGACAGGCGGCTTTTTCGATGCGCATGAGATCTCAAATGTTCTCGGTCTACCTGGTTTGCGCATCATGCTGGATGAGGCGAGACAAACACCGATGGCTGCTTACATGCAGGTCGCTTCCTGCGTCCCTTCAACGGATGCTTCTTTTGAAACGGCTGGGGCAGAATTCGGACCAGCGGAGGTCGCGGAAGCATTGAGCTGGGGACCAGATATGATCGCACTCGGAGAAGTCATGAATTTCCCTGGTGTCGTATACGGAGACCCGAAAATGATTGGAGAGATTCAAGCGACACTGCGGGCAGGAAAAGTAGTGGACGGTCACTATACATGGCCTTCAAGTGATCCGCGTCTGGCTGCTTACGCCGCTGCGGGTGTAACCGGCTGCCATGAATGTGTGACCAGCGAAGATGTCGCACAGCGCGTACGCCTCGGCATGTATGCCAAAATGCGCCGCGGCTCTGCGTGGCACGATGTTGCAGCAACGATCAAAGCACACACCGAACAGGGCATTGACTCCCGCCGGATGATGCTCGTGTCCGATGACCGCATCTGTGATTCGTTGAAAGAAGAAGGTCATATGAACTTCATCGTTAGACACGCGATCTCGCAAGGAGTGAAGCCCGTTACTGCCTTCCAGATGGCGACCATCAATACAGCAGAACGATTCGGTGTCGCAAGAGATGTAGGCTCGATCGCACCGGGTATCATCGCCGATATGATTTTGCTCGAAGGAAATCTGGCTGATGTGGATGTCGTAATGACGATCGCACGCGGTGAAGTAGTGGCGGAAAACGGTGAGATGACGCTCGAACTTCCTCCGTTCCCTTACCCTGCGTTTGCTGTCAACTCTGTGAAAATCAAGGCTGAGCTCACTCCATCTGACTTCATCATCAAGACCCCTGTTCCGTCTGGGACGATCAAAACGCGCGTGGCAGTTGTCCGCGAAAATCACGTAGAGACGGACGAAGTGTTTGTCGATGTAGCTGTCGCAAATGGTGAACTTCAGGTTACGCCAGAGAGCACGTTGTGCAAAATGGCTATTTTCGAGCGCCATGGGAAAACAGGCGGCTCAGGCATCGGGATTGTCGGCAATGTCGGATTTAACCAGCCAGCAGCGATTGCCATGACTGTCGCCCATGACTGCCATAACGTGCTTGTCATCGGAAACGACGATGAGCGGATGGCACAAGCAGCCAATGCTGTGATCAGCATGCAAGGCGGTATCGCTGTCGTGACTGGAGACGGCGAAATCGTGGAGCTTCCGCTGCGTTTAGCTGGACTGATGTCGACAGAGCCTTATGAAACAGTTGTGCAGCAATCCATGGAGATTAGCCATGCATTGGTGAAAGCGGGCTGCACGATGAACTACGCCTTTATGACATTGTCTTTGCTAGCTCTGGTCGTCATACCGACCTTGCACATATCGGATACGGGCTTGATTCGCATTTCAGATGCGGGATTTGAGCGAGTATCACTGTTTGTGGAATAA
- a CDS encoding SDR family oxidoreductase: MKYTVITGASSGIGFETALAFAARGKNLIVAARRTEELEKVKAKVAEINAKLDVVIRTVDLSVRANVHDFYDSLKDYEIETWINNAGFGNFASVGEQNLNKIESMLHLNIEALTILSSRYARDYAHVKGTQIINISSGGGYKIIADAVTYCATKFYVSAFTEGLAQELRENGAAMQAKVLAPAATETEFAKRSFDIDHFEYAGALPKFHTAKQMADFLLDLYDSEKVVGIVNGATYEFELRDPIFTYVTRSRN, encoded by the coding sequence ATGAAATATACGGTCATTACGGGAGCAAGTTCAGGAATTGGCTTTGAAACCGCTCTGGCATTTGCTGCTCGTGGAAAAAACTTAATTGTAGCAGCTCGTCGAACGGAGGAATTAGAAAAGGTAAAAGCAAAAGTGGCTGAAATCAACGCAAAATTGGATGTAGTCATTCGAACAGTAGACTTAAGTGTGCGTGCAAATGTTCATGATTTTTACGACAGTCTAAAGGATTATGAGATTGAGACCTGGATTAACAATGCGGGGTTCGGAAACTTTGCTTCTGTTGGGGAACAAAACTTGAATAAAATTGAGTCCATGCTTCACTTGAACATTGAAGCACTAACTATTCTATCTTCTCGTTATGCTCGTGACTATGCACATGTTAAAGGAACGCAAATCATCAATATTTCTTCAGGCGGAGGTTACAAAATCATTGCTGACGCCGTGACCTATTGCGCAACGAAGTTCTATGTAAGTGCCTTTACGGAAGGGCTAGCACAAGAATTGAGGGAGAACGGAGCAGCCATGCAAGCAAAAGTCTTGGCACCTGCTGCAACAGAGACCGAATTTGCGAAGCGTTCCTTTGATATTGATCATTTTGAATATGCTGGTGCACTTCCTAAGTTCCATACAGCTAAGCAAATGGCCGATTTCTTGCTCGATTTATATGACAGTGAGAAGGTCGTTGGAATAGTGAATGGAGCAACATATGAGTTCGAGCTAAGGGATCCAATCTTTACGTATGTGACGAGGTCAAGAAACTAG
- a CDS encoding MerR family transcriptional regulator — protein MHTVGEVAHLLGLSTHTLRYYEKEKIIIPDRDENGDRRYNDSHIRWLQFVIKLKETQMPVSKIKKYASLFLEGEHTTTARLSLLEEHKHYIEQQIKTLIDVDGMLERKIVAYKDYISNREAKAPVDEEKIYIERGE, from the coding sequence ATGCACACAGTTGGTGAAGTGGCACATCTATTAGGGTTAAGCACACATACGCTGCGTTATTATGAAAAGGAAAAAATAATTATTCCTGATCGCGATGAAAACGGTGACAGGCGATATAACGATTCACATATTCGATGGCTGCAATTCGTTATCAAGTTAAAAGAAACGCAAATGCCTGTCTCGAAAATCAAGAAGTACGCTTCACTGTTTTTAGAAGGAGAACATACTACCACAGCTCGATTGAGTCTTTTAGAAGAACACAAACACTATATTGAGCAGCAAATAAAAACTTTAATCGATGTGGATGGTATGCTGGAACGTAAAATTGTTGCTTACAAAGATTACATCAGTAACCGAGAAGCCAAAGCACCGGTAGACGAAGAAAAGATATACATAGAGAGAGGAGAGTAG
- a CDS encoding amino acid permease: MQDQKLERGLKNRHVQLIAIGGAIGTGLFLGAGKSIHLAGPSILFAYLITGIICFLIMRSLGELLLSNLDYHSFVDFVKDYLGNMAAFVTGWTYWFCWISIAMADLTAVGLYTQYWFPEIPQWMPGLIALVILLIMNLATVKLFGEMEFWFALVKVIAILALIFVGIFMIIKGFSTNAGASSFTNLWSHGGMFPNGFNGFLLSFQMVVFAFVGIELVGLTAGETEDPKRVIPKAINQIPIRILIFYVGALIVIMSIYPWNAINPLESPFVQVFAAIGIAAAAGIVNFVVLTSAASACNSAIFSTSRMVYSLAKEKNAPVPLTKLTANKVPANALLFSTVVILIAVVLNYVIPEGVFTLITSVSTVCFIFIWGITVICHLKYRKTRPDLAKANTFKMPLYPFANYLILAFLAFILVVLALAEDTRVALFITPVWFILLVVIYKLRKTKTNEIEVAEH, translated from the coding sequence ATGCAGGATCAAAAATTGGAGAGAGGTCTAAAAAATAGACACGTACAACTCATCGCGATCGGTGGAGCAATCGGAACAGGATTATTTTTGGGCGCAGGAAAATCGATTCATTTGGCCGGCCCATCCATCTTATTTGCTTACTTGATTACGGGTATCATCTGCTTTTTAATCATGCGCTCACTCGGGGAGCTCCTCTTGAGCAATTTGGACTACCATTCTTTTGTGGATTTCGTCAAAGACTATTTGGGGAATATGGCCGCATTTGTCACGGGCTGGACTTACTGGTTTTGCTGGATTTCGATCGCCATGGCTGACCTGACAGCGGTTGGTCTGTATACGCAATACTGGTTTCCGGAAATACCGCAGTGGATGCCAGGCTTAATTGCCCTCGTGATTTTGTTAATCATGAACCTAGCTACGGTGAAGCTTTTTGGAGAAATGGAATTTTGGTTCGCTCTCGTAAAGGTCATCGCGATTCTCGCCCTGATTTTTGTCGGCATCTTCATGATCATCAAGGGCTTTTCTACGAATGCAGGTGCGTCCAGCTTCACGAATCTCTGGAGTCATGGCGGAATGTTCCCGAACGGCTTCAATGGGTTCCTTCTCTCCTTCCAGATGGTCGTGTTCGCATTTGTTGGGATTGAGCTCGTCGGTTTGACAGCCGGTGAAACAGAAGATCCAAAACGAGTCATTCCAAAAGCGATTAACCAAATCCCGATTCGGATTTTGATTTTCTACGTTGGCGCACTCATCGTCATCATGAGCATTTATCCTTGGAACGCGATCAACCCATTGGAGAGTCCATTCGTGCAGGTCTTCGCAGCGATTGGCATTGCAGCCGCTGCTGGTATCGTCAACTTCGTTGTACTGACATCCGCCGCTTCCGCATGTAATAGCGCCATTTTTAGTACAAGCCGGATGGTTTACTCCCTTGCCAAAGAAAAGAATGCACCTGTGCCCCTTACCAAGCTGACTGCCAACAAGGTCCCGGCAAATGCACTACTCTTTTCGACGGTTGTTATCCTTATCGCCGTTGTATTGAATTACGTCATACCAGAAGGCGTCTTTACATTGATCACAAGCGTGTCGACCGTTTGCTTTATCTTTATTTGGGGAATTACCGTCATCTGTCATTTGAAATATCGCAAAACGAGACCAGATTTAGCAAAAGCGAATACATTTAAAATGCCGCTCTATCCTTTTGCCAACTACCTGATCCTAGCATTCCTTGCCTTCATTCTGGTCGTCCTTGCACTCGCGGAAGATACACGAGTCGCCTTGTTCATCACACCTGTATGGTTTATTTTACTCGTCGTGATTTACAAACTGCGGAAAACGAAGACAAATGAAATAGAGGTAGCAGAACACTAA
- the htpG gene encoding molecular chaperone HtpG, which yields MEKKQFQAESTRLLEMMIHSIYTQKEIFLRELISNSSDAIDKIYYKSLVDDQLVFDKENYFIKIAVNKDTRTLTLTDTGIGMTQDELENNLGVIAKSGSLAFKKENDAKDGYNIIGQFGVGFYSAFMVADKVTVISKALGSDTGYKWESSGADGYTIEPYHKDSVGTEINLEIKENTEEENYDEFLEEYRLKAIIKKYSDFIRYPIKMDVTQHQPKEGSENEYEQVTEEQIVNSMVPIWRKNKSELTTEDYEQFYASKHYGFDKPLKHIHISADGAVVYQAILYIPESMPFDYYSKEYEKGLELYANGVLIMNKCADLLPDYFSFVKGMVDSESLSLNISREMLQHDRQLKLIAKNITSKIKSQLQSLLKTEREKYELFYNSFGRQLKYGMYSDYGTHKETLQDLLMFYSSKEKKLVTLEEYVERMPEDQKYIYYASGESIERIEKLPQTELVSEKGYEILYFTDDVDEFAIKMMMNYKEKEFKSVSSGDLGIEPGEEEKAAEVENENNKELFDYMASLLEGKVKAVKASKRLKSHPVCLSTEGEVTIEMEKILNAMPNNSNVKADKVLEINVNHAVFQSLKGAFDTDKEKVNLYTALLYNQALLIEGLPIQDPVEFTNDICKVMV from the coding sequence ATGGAAAAAAAGCAGTTTCAAGCAGAATCTACACGTCTGTTGGAAATGATGATCCATTCTATTTACACACAAAAGGAAATCTTTTTGCGCGAGTTGATTTCCAATTCGAGTGACGCGATTGACAAAATTTACTACAAATCGCTCGTCGATGATCAATTGGTGTTTGATAAAGAGAACTATTTCATCAAAATTGCGGTTAACAAAGACACCAGAACTTTGACTCTGACAGATACCGGGATCGGCATGACGCAGGATGAACTGGAAAATAATCTGGGTGTCATTGCGAAGAGCGGCTCTTTGGCGTTCAAAAAAGAAAACGACGCGAAGGATGGGTACAACATCATCGGTCAATTCGGTGTAGGTTTCTACTCGGCCTTCATGGTTGCCGACAAGGTTACGGTCATCAGTAAAGCACTGGGCAGCGACACGGGGTACAAATGGGAGTCCAGCGGGGCGGATGGCTACACGATCGAGCCTTATCACAAAGATTCCGTCGGGACCGAAATCAATCTCGAAATCAAAGAGAATACAGAAGAAGAGAATTACGACGAGTTTTTGGAAGAGTACCGTTTAAAAGCGATTATCAAAAAGTACTCTGACTTCATTCGTTACCCGATCAAAATGGACGTTACGCAGCATCAGCCAAAAGAGGGCAGCGAAAACGAGTACGAACAAGTGACGGAAGAGCAAATCGTGAACAGCATGGTTCCGATTTGGCGAAAAAATAAAAGCGAGCTGACGACTGAGGATTACGAACAGTTTTATGCCAGCAAGCATTATGGCTTCGACAAGCCGCTCAAGCACATCCACATCAGTGCAGATGGAGCCGTTGTTTATCAGGCGATTTTGTACATCCCGGAGAGCATGCCATTTGATTACTACTCGAAGGAGTACGAAAAAGGTCTGGAGCTGTATGCAAACGGTGTACTGATCATGAACAAATGCGCGGACCTGCTTCCAGACTACTTCAGCTTTGTCAAAGGGATGGTTGACTCCGAGAGCCTGTCGCTCAACATTTCTCGTGAGATGCTGCAGCATGACCGTCAATTGAAGCTGATTGCGAAAAACATCACGAGCAAAATCAAAAGCCAGCTGCAAAGCTTGCTGAAAACAGAGCGTGAGAAATACGAGCTGTTCTACAATTCATTTGGCAGACAGCTGAAATACGGCATGTACAGCGACTACGGAACACATAAAGAAACACTGCAAGACCTGTTGATGTTCTACTCTTCCAAAGAGAAAAAGCTGGTGACGCTAGAAGAGTACGTAGAGAGAATGCCAGAAGATCAAAAGTACATCTACTACGCATCTGGCGAGTCGATCGAGCGAATCGAAAAACTGCCGCAAACAGAGCTCGTATCCGAGAAAGGTTACGAAATCCTGTACTTCACAGATGACGTCGATGAGTTCGCGATCAAAATGATGATGAACTACAAGGAAAAGGAATTCAAATCCGTATCGAGCGGGGATTTGGGAATCGAGCCAGGCGAAGAAGAAAAAGCAGCCGAAGTCGAAAACGAAAATAACAAAGAACTGTTCGACTATATGGCATCGCTGCTCGAAGGAAAAGTCAAAGCCGTAAAAGCTTCCAAGCGCTTGAAGTCACACCCTGTCTGCTTGTCGACTGAGGGTGAAGTGACGATTGAAATGGAAAAAATCTTGAATGCGATGCCAAACAATTCGAATGTCAAGGCAGACAAGGTACTGGAGATCAATGTGAACCATGCGGTGTTCCAGTCGTTGAAGGGTGCCTTTGACACTGACAAGGAAAAGGTCAATCTGTATACGGCCCTCCTGTACAATCAGGCTCTCTTGATCGAAGGCTTGCCGATTCAAGACCCGGTTGAGTTTACGAACGACATTTGCAAAGTTATGGTGTAA
- a CDS encoding DUF5701 family protein — translation MHKAEFERQLTTLIQKGYPEMAGMTADEFRKNLDPLQPLAEALPIQEDDQQEGLVPFVLVVKGDWFDGEKAMQAIERQKKAGFSVIDAEEIRRFTPIEGIEIPTGMAYLMTGIDTGKETLNVTPNDAMPTLLEQQRSPLTLEEGIALITHFPDQVKKNNGFSLLGSRCGDRRVTAMWISENKPKLGWCWAGNPHTWLGSASCQARLDEKKP, via the coding sequence ATGCACAAAGCTGAATTCGAACGGCAACTGACAACGCTCATTCAAAAAGGCTATCCTGAAATGGCGGGCATGACAGCAGATGAGTTCAGGAAAAATCTGGACCCTCTGCAACCACTGGCAGAAGCTCTCCCCATACAAGAAGACGACCAGCAAGAGGGCCTCGTCCCCTTTGTTCTCGTGGTGAAAGGCGATTGGTTCGACGGAGAAAAAGCGATGCAAGCAATCGAGCGGCAAAAGAAAGCTGGCTTCAGTGTCATAGATGCGGAAGAAATCCGGCGGTTTACACCCATCGAGGGCATCGAGATTCCTACAGGAATGGCTTACCTAATGACCGGAATTGATACAGGAAAAGAGACGTTGAACGTCACTCCGAATGACGCGATGCCCACCCTCTTGGAGCAACAGCGTTCTCCGCTCACGCTGGAAGAAGGGATTGCCCTGATCACTCACTTCCCGGATCAGGTAAAGAAAAACAACGGCTTTTCTCTACTCGGCTCTCGTTGTGGCGACCGACGCGTAACTGCCATGTGGATCAGCGAAAATAAACCGAAGCTAGGCTGGTGCTGGGCCGGCAATCCACATACGTGGCTCGGTTCGGCTTCCTGCCAAGCTCGTTTGGACGAAAAAAAACCTTGA